The genomic region GAAGGCTTCGAGCCACTGATCGATCACGCCATCGAGCTCGTCCAGCGTCCAGCGAATGAACAGCTCCGATTGCAAGTACGGATACAGCGCACGGGTGTAGCGCAGGATCTGCTCGCGGCTCATGCGCGACGCACTCTGGAAGAAACTCGCCAGCAGCGACGGCAACGCGAAAATGTGCAGCACGTTGTTGCGGTAGTAGGTCATCAGGACGGCGTTCTGTTCGTCCAGGTACAGAATCTTGCCCAGTGCATCACTCTGCTCAGACAGCAGGTCCATGTCTTTCACATGCTCGATCAGCGCGCGGCCGTCACCGTCCGGCAGGGTGGTGTGTGGCGAATAAGGAACCTTGCGCAACAGCGCCAGATACAAATCCAGCACCCGCGCCATGGCCCGATCGTCCAGCGCCAGGCGGCTGGTGGACAGTAACGCCAGGGCTACCAGATTCACCGGGTTGATCGCCGCCGCTTCGTTCAGATGCTGCGCGACTTTCTCGCCGAGGCGGTTGGTGGTTTCGTTGAGCCAGGCCGGTTTGAATTGCGGGCCGAGTGCCTGTTGGCGCCAGTCGGGCTGTTCGCTGTCGAGGAACTCCGCCAGTTTGATCGGCTCACCGAAGTTCACCGCGACCTGACCGAAACGCTGTTTGAGCGCGCCGATGACTTTGAAGATGTCGAAGATCGATTCTTTCTTCTTGCTCGCGCCACGCAATTCGCCGAGGTAGGTGCGGCCTTCCAGCACGCGCTCGTAACCGATGTACACCGGCACGAACACGATCGGCATGCGCGACGAACGCAGGAAGCTACGCAACGTGATCGCGAGCATCCCGGTTTTCGGTTGCAGCATGCGCCCGGTGCGCGAACGGCCGCCTTCGACGAAGTACTCGACCGGGAAGCCTTTGGTGAACAGGGTGTGCAGGTATTCGTTGAACACCGAGGTATAGAGCGGGTTGCCCTTGAAGGTGCGGCGCATGAAGAACGCACCGCCGCGCCGCAGCAGGCTGCCGATCACCGGCATGTTGAGGTTGATCCCGGCGGCGATGTGCGGCGGGGTCAGGCCGTTGCGGAACAGCAAATAGGACAGCAGCAAATAGTCGATGTGGCTGCGGTGGCACGGCACATAGATCACTTCGTGACCCTGGGCGACCTTCTGCACGCCTTCGATGTGGTTGACCTTGATCCCGTCGTAGATCTTGTTCCAGAACCAGCTCAGCACCACTTCCAGAAAGCGGATGGCGGTGTAGGTGTAGTCCGAGGCGATCTCGTTGCCATAGCGCAAGGCCTGGGCCTTGGCTTTTTCCGCGGAAATGTTCTCGCGCTCGGCTTCGTCGAGGATCGCTTGCTTGACCAGCGGCTGATTGAGCAGGCCTTTGACCAGATTGCGCCGGTGGGAAATGTCCGGGCCGATCACCGCGGCTTTCAGATTGCGGAAGTGCACCCGCAGAATCCGCTGGGCCATGCGCACAGTGCGCTCGTGGCCCTTGTTGTGTTCGATCAGTTCGCGCAGATGGATCGGTGCCGAGAACTGCACCCGGGTCTTGCGCCCCAGCACGATGATGCTCAGCAACCGGCGCAACCGCCCGGTGACCGCCCAGCTGTCGGCGAACAGCAGTTTCCACGGGCTCGATTCGCTGTCTGGCGACTGGCCCCAGAACACGCTGACCGGAATGATCTGCGCGTCTTCGACGGCGTTTTGGCTCAGGGCGCTGACCAGGCGGGTCAGGGTCGGCGGCGCACCGCGTTTGTCCTGGCGGCCGAGCCAGTCGGGCTCCGGTGTCAGGTAAAAGAACGCGGCGGGCTCC from Pseudomonas sp. GGS8 harbors:
- the plsB gene encoding glycerol-3-phosphate 1-O-acyltransferase PlsB, which translates into the protein MTRSPFRRLVFGTLRRLLYLWVRSETINQSSFTLNLDRSRPVFYVLQNPSLTDLAVVDTECSKAGLPRPVLPVSVGALLEPAAFFYLTPEPDWLGRQDKRGAPPTLTRLVSALSQNAVEDAQIIPVSVFWGQSPDSESSPWKLLFADSWAVTGRLRRLLSIIVLGRKTRVQFSAPIHLRELIEHNKGHERTVRMAQRILRVHFRNLKAAVIGPDISHRRNLVKGLLNQPLVKQAILDEAERENISAEKAKAQALRYGNEIASDYTYTAIRFLEVVLSWFWNKIYDGIKVNHIEGVQKVAQGHEVIYVPCHRSHIDYLLLSYLLFRNGLTPPHIAAGINLNMPVIGSLLRRGGAFFMRRTFKGNPLYTSVFNEYLHTLFTKGFPVEYFVEGGRSRTGRMLQPKTGMLAITLRSFLRSSRMPIVFVPVYIGYERVLEGRTYLGELRGASKKKESIFDIFKVIGALKQRFGQVAVNFGEPIKLAEFLDSEQPDWRQQALGPQFKPAWLNETTNRLGEKVAQHLNEAAAINPVNLVALALLSTSRLALDDRAMARVLDLYLALLRKVPYSPHTTLPDGDGRALIEHVKDMDLLSEQSDALGKILYLDEQNAVLMTYYRNNVLHIFALPSLLASFFQSASRMSREQILRYTRALYPYLQSELFIRWTLDELDGVIDQWLEAFVEQGLLRFEKDVYLRPAPSSRHFVLLTLLSKSIAQTLQRFYMTVSLLLNSGQNSISAEELEDLCTVMAQRLSILHGLNAPEFFDKSLFRHFIQTMLDLDVLRRDEAGKLSYHELLGELAEGAAKRVLPAEIRLSIRQVALHRSEDAAETAVMPEA